In the genome of Lynx canadensis isolate LIC74 chromosome X, mLynCan4.pri.v2, whole genome shotgun sequence, one region contains:
- the IKBKG gene encoding NF-kappa-B essential modulator isoform X1 has product MSRPPWKSQLCEMVQPSGGPAGDQDVQGEESSLGKPAMPHLPSEQGTPETFQRCVEENQELRDAIRQSNQMLRERCEELQRFQGSQRKEKEFLMQKFQEARKLVERLSLEKLDLRRQREQALQEVEHLKRCQKQLAEDKASVKAQVTSLLGELQESQSRLEAAIKERQALEGRARAASEQARQLESEREALQQQHSVQVDQLRMQSQSVEAALRMERQAASEEKRKLAQLQVAYHQLFQEYDSHIKSSVVSSERNRGLQLEDLKQQLQQAEEALVAKQEVIDKLKEEAEQHKIVMETVPVLKAQADIYKADFQAERQAREKLAEKKEILQEQLAQLQRDYSRLKASCQESARIEDMRKRHVEASQAPVAPAPAHPSFHLALPNQRRSPPEEPPDFCCPKCQYQAPDMDTLQIHVMECIE; this is encoded by the exons ATGAGCAGGCCCCCCTGGAAGAGTCAGCTGTGTGAGATGGTGCAGCCCAGCGGCGGCCCGGCAGGGGACCAGGACGTGCAGGGTGAAGAGTCTTCTCTGGGGAAGCCAGCTATGCCCCACCTACCTTCTGAGCAGGGCACTCCTGAGACCTTCCAACGCTGTGTGGAGGAGAATCAAGAGCTCCGAG ATGCCATCCGGCAGAGCAACCAGATGCTTCGGGAGCGCTGTGAGGAGCTGCAGCGTTTCCAAGGCagccagaggaaggagaaggagttCCTCATGCAGAAATTCCAGGAAGCCAGGAAACTGGTGGAGAGACTGAGCCTGGAGAAGCTCGAcctgaggaggcagagggagcaggccCTGCAGGAGGTGGAACATCTGAAGAGATGCCAGAAG CAGTTGGCTGAGGACAAGGCGTCAGTGAAAGCCCAGGTGACGTCCTTGCTGGGGGAGCTCCAAGAGAGCCAGAGTCGCTTGGAGGCTGCCATCAAAGAGCGGCAGGCTTTGGAGGGCAG GGCCCGGGCTGCCAGCGAGCAGGCCCGGCAGCTGGAGAGCGAGCGGGAGGCCCTGCAGCAGCAGCACAGCGTGCAGGTGGACCAGCTGCGCATGCAGAGCCAGAGCGTGGAGGCCGCGCTGCGCATGGAGCGCCAGGCCGCCTCGGAGGAGAA GCGGAAGCTGGCGCAGCTACAGGTGGCCTATCACCAGCTCTTCCAGGAGTACGACAGCCACATCAAGAGCAGCGTGGTGAGCAGCGAGCGGAACCGA GGACTGCAGCTGGAGGACCTGAAGCAGCAGCTGCAACAGGCCGAGGAGGCCCTGGTGGCCAAGCAGGAAGTGATTGACAAGCTGAAGGAAGAGGCCGAGCAGCACAAGATAGTGATGGAGACCGTTCCGGTGCTAAAAGCCCAG GCGGACATCTACAAGGCCGACTTCCAGGCCGAGAGGCAGGCCCGGGAGAAGCTGGCCGAGAAGAAGGAGATTCTGCAGGAGCAGCTGGCCCAGCTGCAGCGGGACTACAGCCGCCTGAAGGCCAGCTGCCAGGAGTCCGCCAG gatTGAAGATATGAGGAAGCGGCACGTGGAGGCCTCCCAGGCCCCCGTAGCCCCTGCCCCAG CTCACCCCTCCTTCCACCTGGCCCTGCCCAACCAGAGGAGAAGCCCCCCCGAGGAGCCGCCTGACTTCTGTTGCCCCAAGTGCCAGTATCAGGCTCCCGATATGGACACCCTGCAGATACATGTCATGGAGTGCATCGAGTAG
- the IKBKG gene encoding NF-kappa-B essential modulator isoform X2, translating into MSRPPWKSQLCEMVQPSGGPAGDQDVQGEESSLGKPAMPHLPSEQGTPETFQRCVEENQELRDAIRQSNQMLRERCEELQRFQGSQRKEKEFLMQKFQEARKLVERLSLEKLDLRRQREQALQEVEHLKRCQKLAEDKASVKAQVTSLLGELQESQSRLEAAIKERQALEGRARAASEQARQLESEREALQQQHSVQVDQLRMQSQSVEAALRMERQAASEEKRKLAQLQVAYHQLFQEYDSHIKSSVVSSERNRGLQLEDLKQQLQQAEEALVAKQEVIDKLKEEAEQHKIVMETVPVLKAQADIYKADFQAERQAREKLAEKKEILQEQLAQLQRDYSRLKASCQESARIEDMRKRHVEASQAPVAPAPAHPSFHLALPNQRRSPPEEPPDFCCPKCQYQAPDMDTLQIHVMECIE; encoded by the exons ATGAGCAGGCCCCCCTGGAAGAGTCAGCTGTGTGAGATGGTGCAGCCCAGCGGCGGCCCGGCAGGGGACCAGGACGTGCAGGGTGAAGAGTCTTCTCTGGGGAAGCCAGCTATGCCCCACCTACCTTCTGAGCAGGGCACTCCTGAGACCTTCCAACGCTGTGTGGAGGAGAATCAAGAGCTCCGAG ATGCCATCCGGCAGAGCAACCAGATGCTTCGGGAGCGCTGTGAGGAGCTGCAGCGTTTCCAAGGCagccagaggaaggagaaggagttCCTCATGCAGAAATTCCAGGAAGCCAGGAAACTGGTGGAGAGACTGAGCCTGGAGAAGCTCGAcctgaggaggcagagggagcaggccCTGCAGGAGGTGGAACATCTGAAGAGATGCCAGAAG TTGGCTGAGGACAAGGCGTCAGTGAAAGCCCAGGTGACGTCCTTGCTGGGGGAGCTCCAAGAGAGCCAGAGTCGCTTGGAGGCTGCCATCAAAGAGCGGCAGGCTTTGGAGGGCAG GGCCCGGGCTGCCAGCGAGCAGGCCCGGCAGCTGGAGAGCGAGCGGGAGGCCCTGCAGCAGCAGCACAGCGTGCAGGTGGACCAGCTGCGCATGCAGAGCCAGAGCGTGGAGGCCGCGCTGCGCATGGAGCGCCAGGCCGCCTCGGAGGAGAA GCGGAAGCTGGCGCAGCTACAGGTGGCCTATCACCAGCTCTTCCAGGAGTACGACAGCCACATCAAGAGCAGCGTGGTGAGCAGCGAGCGGAACCGA GGACTGCAGCTGGAGGACCTGAAGCAGCAGCTGCAACAGGCCGAGGAGGCCCTGGTGGCCAAGCAGGAAGTGATTGACAAGCTGAAGGAAGAGGCCGAGCAGCACAAGATAGTGATGGAGACCGTTCCGGTGCTAAAAGCCCAG GCGGACATCTACAAGGCCGACTTCCAGGCCGAGAGGCAGGCCCGGGAGAAGCTGGCCGAGAAGAAGGAGATTCTGCAGGAGCAGCTGGCCCAGCTGCAGCGGGACTACAGCCGCCTGAAGGCCAGCTGCCAGGAGTCCGCCAG gatTGAAGATATGAGGAAGCGGCACGTGGAGGCCTCCCAGGCCCCCGTAGCCCCTGCCCCAG CTCACCCCTCCTTCCACCTGGCCCTGCCCAACCAGAGGAGAAGCCCCCCCGAGGAGCCGCCTGACTTCTGTTGCCCCAAGTGCCAGTATCAGGCTCCCGATATGGACACCCTGCAGATACATGTCATGGAGTGCATCGAGTAG